One part of the Suncus etruscus isolate mSunEtr1 chromosome 2, mSunEtr1.pri.cur, whole genome shotgun sequence genome encodes these proteins:
- the LOC126001379 gene encoding olfactory receptor 11H4-like — translation MSYRYVFFFYLRLMNRSAPHFVTEFVLLGFPGCWEIQICLFSLLLVIYVLTLLGNGAIVCAVRREPRLHTPMYFLLGNFAFLEIWYVSSTVPNMLSNILSKTKTISFSGCFLQFYFFFSLGTTECLFLAVMAYDRYLAICQPLHYPTIMTGKLCRILVSLCWLIGFLGYPIPIFFISQLPFCGPNVIDHFLCDMDPLMALSCAPAPITEFIFYAQSSLVLFCTVMYILRSYILLLRAVFKVPSSAGRKKAFSTCGSHLAVVSLFYGTVMVMYVSPTYGIPILMQKILTLIYSVMTPLFNPLIYSLRNKDMKLALKNVLFGMKISQNS, via the coding sequence ATGAGTTATaggtatgtcttttttttttatttaagactcATGAACAGGTCAGCACCACATTTTGTGACTGAATTTGTGCTTCTGGGATTCCCTGGCTGCTGGGAGATACAGATCTGCCTCTTCTCATTACTTTTGGTGATTTATGTCTTAACATTGCTTGGGAATGGAGCCATTGTCTGTGCTGTGAGAAGAGAACCACGACTACATACCCCCATGTACTTTCTGCTGGGAAACTTTGCCTTCCTTGAGATCTGGTATGTTTCTTCCACTGTCCCTAATATGCTATCCAACATTCTCTCTAAAACCAAGACTATTTCATTTTCAGGTTGTTTCCTCcagttctatttcttcttttccttgggCACAACTGAATGTCTATTCCTGGCAGTAATGGCTTATGATCGGTACCTAGCCATCTGCCAGCCACTCCACTACCCCACCATCATGACTGGGAAACTGTGCAGAATACTGGTATCTCTGTGCTGGCTTATTGGATTCCTTGGCTACCCCATCCCCATTTTTTTCATCTCCCAACTTCCCTTCTGTGGTCCCAATGTCATTGACCACTTCCTGTGTGATATGGACCCACTGATGGCTCTGTCCTGTGCTCCAGCTCCCAttactgaatttattttctaTGCTCAGAGCTCACTTGTCCTCTTTTGCACTGTTATGTATATTCTTCGATCCTATATCTTGTTGCTCAGAGCTGTTTTTAAGGTCCCTTCATCAGCTGGCAGGAAAAAAGCCTTTTCAACCTGCGGTTCTCATTTAGCTGTGGTGTCACTATTCTATGGAACAGTAATGGTGATGTATGTGAGTCCTACATATGGCATCCCAATTTTAATGCAGAAGATCCTCACACTAATATATTCAGTAATGACTCCTCTCTTTAATCCCCTGATCTACAGTCTTCGTAATAAGGACATGAAACTTGCCTTGAAGAATGTCCTGTTTGGAATGAAAATCAGTCAAAATTCATGA